The following proteins are co-located in the Haloarcula marismortui ATCC 43049 genome:
- a CDS encoding SDR family NAD(P)-dependent oxidoreductase produces MVPAMDSATAVVTGASRGIGEQIAHAVAGAGAHTVICARDAEALERVEADIRDAGGSVTAIRTDVRDEYDVERLVETAMREGGAIQYVVANAGVYHGTAGETPLTEESYTAFDDHIRTNARGVFSTIREAVPHLGPDARIVVPTGVVAREGMPGYGSYAVSKAAAEAIARGFAADLDTPVGAVDPGQVATDLSGDGGRDPVSVAEMVLWALRDADPSALDGGVLDWGDYRSATR; encoded by the coding sequence ATGGTCCCAGCGATGGACAGCGCGACCGCTGTCGTCACGGGTGCGAGTAGAGGTATCGGCGAGCAGATAGCTCACGCGGTAGCGGGTGCAGGCGCACATACGGTCATCTGTGCCCGCGACGCCGAGGCGCTTGAGCGGGTCGAAGCTGATATCCGGGACGCTGGTGGCTCCGTGACCGCGATTCGCACGGACGTACGTGATGAGTACGACGTTGAACGGCTGGTCGAAACTGCCATGCGGGAAGGAGGCGCAATACAGTACGTTGTCGCCAACGCCGGCGTCTACCACGGCACCGCCGGCGAGACGCCGCTCACCGAGGAATCCTACACTGCCTTCGACGACCATATCCGGACGAACGCCCGCGGCGTGTTCTCGACGATCCGGGAAGCCGTTCCGCACCTCGGCCCGGATGCCCGAATCGTCGTCCCGACGGGTGTCGTCGCCCGCGAGGGAATGCCCGGCTACGGCTCCTACGCGGTTTCGAAAGCTGCCGCAGAGGCTATTGCTCGCGGATTCGCGGCCGACCTCGATACGCCGGTCGGCGCAGTCGACCCCGGACAGGTCGCGACGGACCTCTCCGGTGACGGCGGGCGCGACCCAGTGTCAGTCGCCGAAATGGTTCTCTGGGCGCTCCGCGATGCAGACCCGTCAGCGCTGGACGGCGGTGTCCTTGACTGGGGCGACTATCGGTCGGCGACCCGGTAA
- a CDS encoding ZIP family metal transporter, translating into MSINSNSVFNNSGRVSAAGIASVVGLAVLSAVAVTGGAVKVLVISWVAFAAMALGAWLGARADETNPYRLVWGYGLASGAMVTSAAMFLVPQAMGLGGQAGAARIGGVGIAAGLVTGYGTHTIGHRLTHIETSFDMTTIAIAAHALSAGLVIGLVYASMPDLGILLGLAIVSHKGPAGYAAARRLGRSDKSATALLLPAAGVGLTAIPSALLPVPESALLNAVIFGFAAGIFLHVAMDFLPNCEAGSEIDEVCELHDHSHDLLDELRTHAVGSTVVGAAVIVLAWVAI; encoded by the coding sequence ATGTCTATTAACTCAAACTCAGTATTTAATAACTCTGGACGGGTGTCCGCCGCCGGTATCGCAAGTGTCGTCGGTCTGGCGGTCCTGTCAGCCGTCGCCGTCACCGGTGGGGCTGTGAAAGTCCTCGTTATCTCCTGGGTCGCGTTCGCAGCAATGGCACTGGGCGCGTGGCTCGGTGCACGGGCCGACGAGACGAACCCCTACCGACTGGTCTGGGGCTACGGCCTCGCGAGCGGTGCGATGGTCACGTCGGCGGCCATGTTCCTCGTCCCGCAGGCGATGGGACTGGGCGGTCAGGCCGGCGCAGCACGAATCGGCGGCGTCGGCATCGCCGCCGGACTGGTCACCGGCTACGGCACCCACACTATCGGTCATCGACTGACCCACATCGAGACGTCCTTCGACATGACCACGATCGCTATCGCCGCCCACGCGCTCTCGGCCGGACTGGTCATCGGGCTGGTCTACGCTTCGATGCCGGACCTGGGTATCCTGCTCGGCCTCGCCATCGTCTCGCACAAAGGGCCGGCCGGCTACGCCGCCGCCCGGCGGCTCGGACGTAGCGACAAGTCCGCCACGGCGCTGTTGCTCCCCGCGGCTGGCGTTGGTCTGACGGCGATCCCATCCGCGCTGCTGCCAGTTCCGGAGTCAGCGCTTCTCAACGCGGTCATCTTCGGGTTCGCCGCTGGCATCTTCCTCCACGTTGCAATGGACTTCCTGCCGAACTGCGAAGCCGGCAGCGAGATCGATGAGGTCTGTGAACTCCACGACCACTCTCACGACCTGCTCGACGAACTCCGGACGCACGCCGTCGGGTCAACAGTAGTCGGCGCGGCCGTCATTGTGCTGGCGTGGGTCGCCATCTGA
- a CDS encoding PAS domain S-box protein, producing the protein MADIQLLLAGDGNRDALASVVAEHHTPITDGEFREADLHIVDESSFPKYRAAIEQYKHRADPVFCPVILVRREETPVRIDLPDIDAAEQPLVVNDIVTAPVDTQALFRTIANLLARRSHTEDLAENLREQNNELRRFRNAVEHAGHAILITNTNGIIEYVNPAFEELTGFSAEEAIGRTPRILKSGEQGEQFYERLWDTICRGEVWTSEIVNERKSGERFILNQTIAPIQDADGTIQGFVGIQNEITGRRLREQQLTVFHRILRHNLRNNGTTISGRADILSELVDDEDALAHLETIKGNVQSLLDISEKAHHVQELLADSVTDDVERELEAVLSDITDGLAAAYPDAEFVVESDVTSSTIDAKVVPALQELIENGIKHSDASAPRVTIRAERHDTTATVTVSDNGPGVPDQERRVIEAAEEKPLEHGSGLGLWFAYWLISYVGGDIDIQTDGDGTSIAVTMPVR; encoded by the coding sequence ATGGCTGACATCCAGTTACTGCTGGCCGGCGATGGCAACCGGGACGCGCTCGCCTCCGTCGTCGCCGAACACCACACGCCGATCACGGACGGCGAGTTCCGGGAGGCCGACCTCCACATCGTCGACGAGTCGTCGTTTCCGAAATACAGAGCAGCGATAGAACAGTACAAACACCGGGCAGATCCGGTGTTTTGCCCCGTGATTCTGGTCCGTCGTGAGGAGACCCCGGTCAGGATTGACCTCCCCGATATCGACGCTGCGGAACAGCCACTCGTCGTAAACGATATTGTGACAGCGCCGGTGGATACGCAGGCGCTCTTTCGGACTATCGCGAACCTCCTCGCGCGGCGCAGCCACACCGAAGACCTCGCCGAAAACCTCAGGGAGCAAAACAACGAACTCCGGCGGTTCAGAAACGCTGTCGAGCACGCGGGGCATGCGATTCTGATAACGAACACGAACGGTATCATCGAGTACGTTAACCCGGCGTTCGAGGAACTCACCGGATTCAGCGCTGAGGAAGCGATCGGTCGGACGCCGCGGATACTCAAATCCGGTGAGCAGGGCGAACAGTTCTACGAGCGGCTCTGGGACACAATCTGTCGCGGCGAGGTCTGGACGAGCGAGATTGTAAACGAGCGCAAGTCCGGCGAGCGGTTCATCCTCAATCAGACCATCGCCCCGATTCAGGACGCAGACGGGACGATACAGGGGTTCGTCGGGATTCAGAACGAAATCACCGGGCGTCGACTGCGCGAGCAACAGCTCACCGTGTTTCACCGGATTCTCCGCCACAATCTCCGGAACAACGGAACGACGATCAGCGGACGTGCAGATATTCTCTCAGAGCTAGTCGACGACGAGGACGCGCTTGCTCATCTTGAGACGATCAAAGGGAACGTTCAGTCCCTGCTCGATATTAGCGAGAAAGCCCACCACGTGCAGGAACTGCTCGCGGACTCAGTTACCGACGATGTCGAGCGCGAACTCGAAGCCGTCCTCAGTGATATCACAGACGGGCTGGCCGCAGCATATCCCGACGCCGAGTTCGTCGTCGAAAGCGACGTCACGTCGTCGACGATAGATGCAAAGGTTGTCCCGGCGTTGCAGGAACTCATCGAGAACGGTATCAAGCACTCTGACGCGTCGGCACCGCGAGTGACCATTCGGGCGGAGCGCCACGACACGACAGCGACAGTGACGGTGTCGGACAACGGGCCGGGCGTTCCGGACCAGGAGCGCCGGGTCATCGAAGCGGCGGAGGAAAAGCCGCTCGAACACGGGTCCGGGCTAGGGCTGTGGTTCGCGTACTGGCTTATCAGCTACGTCGGTGGCGATATCGACATTCAAACCGATGGTGACGGGACAAGTATCGCCGTGACAATGCCCGTGCGGTGA
- a CDS encoding ATPase domain-containing protein, producing MSSSERQFTQLSSGISGLDSLLRGGLVEGRLYLVIGPPGTGKTLLGTQFLEAGLEAGDDVLFIHAEESASDLRANTAELGIDISNATFLDVGPDSEFFEEAESYDVVKPRDVEDGHLISDIREAIERVDPDRVLIDPITHFQYLEPTEYQFRKRVISFARFLQDRETTVLATKTPSNQMDTQLRSLSDGIISLSYGDEKAGRRIRLRKHRGIGQQDGSHGMEIRDSGVEVYPALEPEQRTRSFDPTQFSAGVPELDSLLDGGLERGTVTILSGPSGVGKSTTATEFLASAAADGSPALAYLFDESIDTFSHRCETFGIPLSELRDEGTLLVEEVESLALSPEEFANRVKTQAEERGAELVVIDGIAGYKNAIKRGQDDVELRRRLHALTQQLTRGNTAVVLIDQRRDVTGLHEPTSENVSYLADNIVFQNYIEVAGELQRVVGALKKRVGGFETVPRRFEITADGLQVGDPVSGMHGVFEGVPEQHGDGNNQSSTH from the coding sequence ATGTCCTCTTCCGAGCGGCAGTTCACGCAGCTTTCTAGCGGTATTTCCGGCCTTGATTCGCTTCTCAGAGGCGGACTGGTGGAAGGGCGGCTCTATCTCGTTATCGGGCCGCCCGGAACCGGCAAAACACTGCTTGGCACGCAGTTTCTCGAAGCAGGACTTGAAGCCGGCGACGACGTGCTGTTCATTCATGCGGAGGAATCTGCGTCCGATCTGCGGGCGAACACTGCCGAACTCGGCATCGATATCAGCAACGCGACGTTTCTCGATGTCGGTCCCGACTCGGAGTTCTTCGAGGAGGCTGAGTCGTACGACGTGGTCAAGCCACGAGACGTTGAAGACGGGCACCTGATTTCGGATATCCGCGAGGCTATCGAGCGGGTTGACCCGGACCGCGTTCTCATCGACCCCATCACGCATTTCCAGTATCTCGAACCGACCGAGTACCAGTTTCGCAAGCGCGTCATCTCCTTCGCGCGCTTCCTGCAGGACAGGGAGACGACCGTGCTGGCGACCAAGACGCCGAGCAATCAGATGGACACGCAACTCAGGTCGCTCAGCGACGGCATCATCTCGCTCAGCTACGGCGACGAGAAGGCAGGTCGGCGGATTCGACTGCGCAAGCACCGCGGCATCGGCCAGCAGGACGGCTCACATGGGATGGAGATCCGCGACTCCGGCGTCGAAGTGTATCCGGCGCTCGAACCGGAACAGCGGACGCGGTCGTTCGACCCCACGCAGTTTTCCGCCGGGGTTCCGGAACTGGATTCGCTCCTCGATGGCGGACTCGAACGCGGAACAGTAACCATTCTTAGCGGCCCCTCCGGTGTCGGCAAGTCGACGACAGCGACGGAGTTTCTGGCTTCCGCAGCGGCAGACGGGTCCCCGGCGCTCGCGTACCTGTTCGATGAGTCAATCGACACGTTCAGCCACCGCTGTGAGACGTTCGGGATACCGCTCTCGGAGTTACGTGACGAGGGAACACTTCTCGTTGAGGAGGTCGAATCGCTGGCGCTGTCGCCCGAGGAGTTCGCAAACCGCGTCAAGACCCAGGCCGAGGAGCGTGGGGCCGAACTCGTAGTTATCGACGGCATCGCGGGCTACAAGAACGCGATCAAGCGCGGCCAAGACGACGTGGAACTGCGTCGGCGGCTCCACGCCCTGACACAGCAGCTCACGCGCGGGAACACGGCTGTAGTCCTGATCGACCAGCGCAGAGACGTGACCGGGCTGCACGAGCCGACGAGCGAGAACGTCAGCTACCTCGCTGACAACATCGTCTTCCAGAACTACATCGAGGTTGCGGGCGAACTCCAGCGTGTTGTCGGCGCACTAAAAAAGCGCGTCGGCGGGTTCGAAACCGTGCCTCGCCGGTTCGAGATAACCGCCGACGGCCTACAGGTCGGCGACCCCGTCTCAGGAATGCACGGCGTGTTTGAGGGCGTCCCTGAACAGCATGGCGACGGCAACAATCAGTCGTCCACTCACTAA
- a CDS encoding thiamine pyrophosphate-binding protein, which yields MRVSLAVVDRLVANGIDTVFGIPGKQSLPLNEAIGNRDDIRFVVARHETAVSHQAWGYAETSGEIASTVVVPGPGDMNAMNGLKNALNDCTPLVHFAIETEPALRGGDAIHETPPDTYDNVVKENILLKNPETTAATIDRAVQIAQTPPKGPVRVGLPKNYLQMDVPLAGASTPSAPSSNTVPEQEVSTAAEHLLAAERPLILAGGGVRASGGTAALRSLAERLDAPVVTTYKGKGVFPEDHDLSAGVLAGSASPELLDCLADSDAVLAVGSDLDAHGTRGWSVELPETLIQVTIDADDLGTGYDPTVGILADAADAMTAIENRIAAADTAPASKTDGAERAQAVRDATARRIEPLVDSEPPLTSVHVLQVLRDALPSDAITAVDAGGFRVWALNTFAAYGPRSYVNPGSWATMGTGLPSAIGAQLANPDTPVVALTGDGGLMMCVHELHTAVAENLPITVVVLNNDDYAIISEEAGRSYDLDHQAYGWDRTPIDFGTVAAGMGMEATQADTPSEIRTAVHEAVQTDAPTLVEVRTDPAEPQASEWMRE from the coding sequence ATGCGCGTTAGTCTGGCGGTGGTAGACCGTCTCGTCGCGAACGGCATCGATACCGTCTTCGGAATCCCGGGGAAGCAATCCCTCCCGCTGAACGAGGCCATCGGCAACCGGGACGACATCCGCTTTGTCGTGGCACGACACGAAACGGCGGTCTCACATCAGGCATGGGGCTATGCAGAAACGAGCGGGGAGATAGCGAGCACTGTTGTCGTCCCCGGCCCGGGCGATATGAACGCGATGAACGGCCTGAAAAACGCGCTGAACGACTGCACGCCGCTGGTGCATTTCGCCATTGAAACCGAGCCTGCGCTCCGGGGCGGTGATGCGATCCACGAAACCCCACCGGACACCTACGACAACGTCGTCAAAGAGAACATATTACTGAAAAACCCCGAAACGACAGCGGCGACAATCGACCGGGCAGTACAGATCGCGCAAACACCCCCGAAAGGGCCGGTTAGAGTCGGGCTCCCCAAGAATTACTTGCAGATGGATGTCCCGCTCGCCGGTGCAAGCACACCGTCGGCTCCGAGTTCAAATACTGTCCCGGAACAAGAAGTTTCGACAGCCGCCGAGCATCTGCTCGCGGCCGAGCGGCCCCTTATTCTGGCCGGCGGTGGTGTGCGAGCGTCGGGCGGGACGGCGGCGCTCCGAAGCCTCGCGGAGCGACTCGACGCGCCTGTCGTAACGACGTACAAGGGCAAGGGCGTGTTCCCCGAGGATCACGACCTCAGTGCCGGCGTGTTGGCCGGCAGCGCGAGCCCAGAGCTACTGGACTGTCTCGCCGATTCCGACGCTGTGCTGGCCGTCGGCTCTGACCTCGACGCACACGGGACACGCGGGTGGTCGGTCGAACTGCCTGAGACACTCATTCAGGTCACCATTGACGCTGACGACCTCGGCACGGGCTATGACCCGACTGTCGGCATCCTCGCAGATGCCGCGGACGCGATGACGGCGATTGAGAACAGAATCGCGGCGGCTGACACCGCTCCCGCCTCGAAGACGGACGGGGCCGAACGCGCACAGGCTGTCCGTGACGCCACAGCGCGTCGAATCGAACCGCTCGTGGATTCGGAACCGCCGCTGACCTCCGTCCATGTGCTGCAAGTCCTTCGAGACGCACTCCCTTCGGATGCCATCACCGCTGTCGACGCCGGGGGGTTCCGCGTCTGGGCGCTGAATACGTTTGCGGCGTACGGCCCACGCAGCTACGTCAACCCCGGGTCGTGGGCGACGATGGGCACCGGACTACCGTCTGCGATTGGGGCACAGCTAGCGAATCCGGACACGCCGGTCGTTGCACTGACCGGTGATGGTGGCCTCATGATGTGCGTCCACGAGCTTCATACTGCGGTCGCTGAGAATCTCCCAATTACCGTCGTCGTCCTCAACAACGATGATTACGCGATTATCAGCGAGGAGGCGGGGCGCAGCTACGACCTCGATCATCAGGCGTACGGATGGGACAGGACGCCGATCGATTTCGGGACTGTCGCTGCCGGGATGGGGATGGAAGCCACGCAGGCCGACACGCCGTCCGAAATCCGCACGGCGGTTCACGAAGCAGTCCAGACCGACGCGCCGACACTCGTCGAGGTCAGGACCGACCCGGCGGAGCCACAGGCAAGCGAGTGGATGCGCGAGTAG
- a CDS encoding SOS response-associated peptidase, whose amino-acid sequence MCGRYSLFSPREEIETRFDAEFSFDYESRYNAAPSQDLPVITDESPGTIQRMEWGLIPTWADSRTDHGHINARAETLAEKRSFAEAYESRRCLVPADGFYEWVETSGGKQPYRVALPDDDLFAMAGLYERWKPPQRQTGLGEFGASGGDSGGEDDIVESFTIVTTEPNEAVADLHHRMAVILDPSEESTWLRGSADDVATLLDPYDGSMQTYPVSSAVNSPANDSPELIEPVG is encoded by the coding sequence ATGTGTGGCCGCTACAGTTTGTTCTCCCCTCGCGAGGAAATTGAGACGCGGTTCGACGCCGAGTTTTCCTTCGACTACGAGTCCCGATACAACGCCGCTCCGAGTCAGGACCTGCCGGTCATCACCGACGAGTCACCGGGCACAATCCAGCGAATGGAGTGGGGCCTGATTCCGACCTGGGCCGACAGCCGAACGGACCACGGGCATATCAACGCCCGCGCTGAGACCTTGGCCGAGAAACGGTCGTTCGCCGAGGCGTACGAGTCTCGACGCTGTCTGGTCCCTGCTGATGGGTTCTACGAGTGGGTTGAGACGAGCGGCGGCAAGCAACCGTACCGCGTGGCGCTGCCGGACGACGACCTGTTCGCGATGGCGGGACTATACGAGCGGTGGAAGCCGCCACAGCGACAGACTGGGCTGGGAGAGTTCGGTGCAAGCGGCGGTGATTCGGGCGGAGAAGACGATATCGTCGAGTCATTCACGATTGTGACGACCGAACCGAACGAGGCCGTTGCCGACCTCCATCACCGGATGGCCGTCATTCTGGACCCCTCAGAGGAGTCAACGTGGCTTCGCGGCAGCGCCGACGACGTGGCCACACTACTTGACCCGTACGACGGGTCTATGCAGACCTATCCAGTTTCGTCAGCGGTCAACAGCCCTGCCAACGACTCGCCAGAACTCATCGAACCGGTGGGATAG